In one window of Spartinivicinus poritis DNA:
- a CDS encoding RNA polymerase sigma factor, translated as MNQSEEQALLLQATEGDVQAFSVLLEKYYTMIYKMAFRWLGNQQDSEDVAQEVCIKLGRSIHGFQINSKFSTWVYKIVLNTVRDFQRKQRNHDNIEEIPAVTNSNTLEQQVQNTQLWQLVHQLPVKQRDAVLLVYAEGLSHSEVADVFECKESTVSWYIHEAKKQLKTLIQHD; from the coding sequence ATGAATCAATCTGAAGAGCAAGCATTACTGCTACAAGCAACAGAGGGAGATGTACAAGCGTTTTCTGTTTTATTGGAGAAGTATTATACGATGATCTATAAAATGGCATTTAGGTGGCTAGGCAACCAACAAGATTCTGAGGATGTCGCGCAAGAAGTTTGTATAAAACTTGGTCGGTCAATTCACGGATTTCAAATCAATAGTAAGTTTTCCACTTGGGTTTATAAAATTGTTTTGAATACGGTAAGAGATTTTCAACGCAAACAACGTAATCATGACAATATTGAGGAAATACCAGCAGTAACTAATAGTAATACTTTGGAACAACAGGTGCAGAACACACAGTTATGGCAGTTAGTACATCAATTACCAGTTAAACAACGCGATGCTGTTCTATTGGTTTATGCAGAAGGTTTATCCCATAGTGAAGTAGCTGATGTTTTTGAATGTAAAGAAAGCACCGTATCCTGGTACATACACGAAGCTAAAAAACAATTGAAAACATTGATTCAACATGATTGA